One Paraburkholderia fungorum genomic region harbors:
- a CDS encoding type 4 pilus major pilin — protein MQIQNKEISKTTLLKLGRRRRQSGELSMIESAAVMAAAALLALLAYAGGKFVMDRVHASQFKSEAQLFHTGILDATANDTDFSAETLKTLSQNHAFDSAGSRVASGGSGVTGMFGGAVTASTGTVINTNDAMVLTYPVPATVCSLSVAAIANAYTEVTVNGTTIASPSTTFSSATGATACTSAGATATVAMYTTRS, from the coding sequence ATGCAAATCCAGAACAAAGAAATCAGCAAAACCACGCTGCTCAAACTCGGTCGCCGTCGCAGGCAGTCGGGCGAACTATCGATGATTGAAAGCGCAGCGGTGATGGCTGCTGCGGCGCTGCTTGCCCTGCTCGCGTACGCCGGTGGCAAGTTCGTGATGGATCGGGTCCACGCGTCGCAGTTCAAGAGCGAGGCACAACTGTTCCACACAGGCATTCTCGACGCCACGGCCAACGACACGGACTTTTCGGCAGAAACTCTCAAGACGCTCTCACAGAATCACGCGTTTGATTCGGCGGGCTCGCGCGTGGCCTCGGGCGGCTCTGGAGTGACCGGTATGTTCGGGGGCGCTGTCACGGCTTCGACCGGGACGGTCATCAACACGAACGACGCAATGGTGCTGACGTATCCGGTTCCGGCGACGGTGTGCTCATTGAGCGTGGCTGCGATCGCGAACGCGTACACCGAGGTGACCGTCAACGGTACGACCATCGCGTCACCATCGACGACCTTCAGCAGCGCAACGGGCGCAACCGCCTGCACGTCTGCCGGCGCGACGGCGACTGTCGCGATGTACACCACGCGCAGCTAG
- a CDS encoding single-stranded DNA-binding protein, whose product MASVNKVILVGNLGADPEVRYLPSGDAVANIRLATTDRYKDKASGEMKEATEWHRVSFFGRLAEIVSEYLKKGSSVYLEGRIRTRKWQAQDGTDRYSTEIVADQMQMLGGRNRDDGNGDGDFEQRGSSRAQRSAPASRASNAADNVGTRAHPPQSSAGGGGGTRAPAGGGFDEMDDDIPFREYHPRAAWSAI is encoded by the coding sequence ATGGCATCTGTGAACAAGGTCATTCTCGTGGGCAACCTCGGAGCCGACCCTGAAGTACGTTATCTGCCCAGCGGAGACGCTGTGGCCAACATCCGTCTGGCCACAACCGATCGCTACAAGGACAAGGCGTCGGGTGAAATGAAAGAAGCAACTGAGTGGCATCGCGTGTCGTTCTTCGGACGGCTCGCAGAGATCGTTTCGGAATATCTGAAGAAAGGTTCGTCGGTCTACCTCGAGGGACGTATTCGTACCCGTAAGTGGCAGGCCCAGGATGGCACTGATCGTTACTCGACAGAGATCGTCGCGGACCAGATGCAGATGCTCGGTGGCCGCAATCGTGACGACGGCAACGGTGACGGTGACTTCGAACAGCGGGGCAGCTCACGCGCTCAACGTTCAGCGCCGGCGTCCCGAGCATCAAACGCCGCTGACAACGTTGGAACCCGTGCTCACCCTCCGCAGTCGTCAGCTGGTGGTGGCGGTGGCACGCGTGCGCCGGCTGGCGGTGGCTTCGACGAGATGGACGACGACATTCCCTTCCGGGAATATCACCCGCGGGCGGCCTGGTCGGCCATCTGA
- a CDS encoding FlhC family transcriptional regulator, giving the protein MDQKNEYRSVERLYIHDWLLDQIQVTNFELVDHMKLMLQQDGRFNEVLQVERKELEHLKHNQSSLRNLLRTPFLMVEPTLQTVEDWRCFIDDTPTTVTVDVLRRKTPELGSLGNFAIDNSNRHFLSLVTQVIHMSVLCAPLLGITNELAQYLASVPSWKLHFALGRMKGLPLFRWRFNSPTFWYEFAASSLTDETIAHQIMLTSPIRSGALPLVAGWSELRLERARNEIYAAAMMAHGLRASTASTLFRLNQNAMRILYMKIHGASSPCGNVPTSLPWFVETPHNRLHATTYIWLYRSAIAMGANAPEALIATNDIYDRLFGGKRLISADRGWNLTRSMAADTRLTVAPCRQCSTHYVVSNSDTKIEMHNRFVCPACQQQLGPKKRAARRNANDPA; this is encoded by the coding sequence ATGGACCAAAAGAACGAATACCGCTCGGTCGAACGGTTATATATCCACGATTGGCTCCTCGATCAGATTCAGGTCACGAACTTCGAGCTCGTGGACCACATGAAGCTGATGCTTCAGCAGGATGGCCGCTTTAACGAAGTGCTGCAGGTCGAACGCAAAGAACTCGAACACCTGAAACACAACCAGTCGTCGCTGCGCAACCTGTTGCGCACGCCGTTCCTGATGGTGGAGCCGACGCTTCAGACTGTCGAGGACTGGCGCTGCTTCATCGACGATACGCCAACGACCGTAACGGTCGACGTATTACGCCGCAAGACACCCGAGCTCGGTTCGCTCGGCAACTTTGCAATAGATAACTCGAACCGACACTTCCTGTCGCTCGTCACGCAGGTGATCCACATGAGCGTACTGTGTGCCCCACTCCTCGGTATCACCAACGAGCTGGCCCAGTATCTCGCGTCCGTACCGTCGTGGAAACTGCACTTCGCGCTCGGTCGCATGAAGGGGCTTCCGCTATTCCGATGGCGCTTTAACAGCCCGACTTTCTGGTACGAATTCGCGGCGAGTTCGCTCACTGACGAAACTATTGCACACCAGATCATGCTGACCTCGCCCATCCGTTCTGGCGCACTGCCGCTTGTCGCGGGCTGGAGCGAATTGCGTCTTGAACGGGCTCGTAACGAAATCTATGCAGCCGCAATGATGGCGCACGGCCTGCGCGCGTCGACGGCGTCCACACTGTTCCGGCTCAACCAGAACGCCATGCGCATTCTTTACATGAAAATTCATGGCGCAAGCTCGCCATGCGGCAACGTCCCGACATCGTTGCCGTGGTTTGTTGAGACGCCGCACAACCGGCTTCACGCGACCACGTATATCTGGCTATACCGCTCCGCTATAGCGATGGGCGCTAACGCGCCGGAGGCACTCATCGCAACGAACGACATCTATGACCGACTGTTCGGCGGCAAGCGGCTTATCTCGGCCGATCGAGGCTGGAATCTCACGCGCTCGATGGCCGCAGACACGCGTCTTACTGTTGCGCCCTGCCGCCAGTGCAGCACGCACTACGTCGTATCAAACTCTGACACGAAGATCGAGATGCACAACCGCTTTGTCTGTCCCGCCTGCCAGCAACAGCTAGGCCCGAAAAAGCGCGCCGCGAGGAGAAATGCGAATGACCCAGCGTGA
- a CDS encoding nuclease-related domain-containing protein — protein MTTILCLLLIGFLVRRAYPRNKTARSHERWPIARSEHQGDAGEKLVHDELLQVLSWLCGANFYLHPTAVLLDHAPGTAFPTAEVDHLVITPFGIFVVETKHWTGEIAPGTDPGTVVRVGAGGQRETRRCPLRQNRSKVAFLRAALPASWAIEGLGVFSNETCFLSPNLPADLIRRPDLGQWLRERKYRHEAASLRDVNVNMAWRAIQSLRTPDPDGLAIARHCLRAQEKTQIPKNLS, from the coding sequence ATGACGACCATCCTCTGTCTGTTACTGATCGGCTTTCTTGTTCGACGCGCCTACCCTCGCAATAAGACGGCGCGTTCACACGAACGCTGGCCCATTGCGCGAAGCGAGCATCAGGGCGACGCAGGCGAGAAGCTCGTACATGATGAACTGCTCCAGGTGTTGTCCTGGCTATGCGGTGCGAACTTCTATCTGCATCCGACCGCGGTTCTGCTCGATCATGCACCGGGCACGGCCTTCCCCACTGCCGAGGTCGATCACCTGGTCATCACCCCGTTTGGCATCTTCGTCGTCGAGACGAAGCATTGGACCGGCGAAATCGCGCCCGGTACAGACCCCGGTACGGTGGTTCGGGTCGGAGCGGGCGGCCAGCGAGAGACCCGTCGGTGCCCGCTTCGGCAGAACCGCTCAAAAGTCGCGTTTCTGCGGGCCGCCCTTCCCGCCTCATGGGCCATTGAAGGGCTCGGTGTGTTCTCGAACGAGACATGCTTCCTCTCTCCGAACCTTCCAGCCGATCTGATCCGTCGCCCGGACTTGGGTCAATGGCTGCGTGAGAGGAAGTACCGACACGAAGCCGCATCTCTGCGCGACGTCAACGTCAATATGGCGTGGAGAGCCATCCAGTCGCTGCGGACGCCCGATCCTGACGGGTTGGCGATCGCCCGCCACTGTTTGCGGGCTCAAGAAAAAACTCAAATTCCCAAAAATCTTTCCTAA
- a CDS encoding type II secretion system protein — MMLPVQERMRVATWRFRKVRENFYRETRLDVAVKGLRNRETLLERLTTLEQRNRSRKTLVWPVFQAIARRMRAGDDFALAIRPFIPTDEYALLELAGSSTREDAAVRGLELAEMAANAKRVLSGTTSTQLAYPAFLLVYLYSFCMLFGGAIFPQVRDVRPLEDWPGAGQVLYAFDTFCYEYWWLSAAIVVGAVFSYVSSLRRWTGEMRNRLDAAPLMWRNRRDLRAALLIVSLSGLFDSGLTLRAALDRLTRTADPWLRWHLNRMSRRLTETPDEPMRALDTGIFSESIVDTITDAAGRDQFVQAIKDLGRDSLSRVVENVRRNAKITHYVLLGLAATLFLTLGVGSYVMTGAASLDTSVVQSSTTFTAH, encoded by the coding sequence ATGATGCTGCCGGTACAGGAACGGATGCGGGTGGCGACGTGGCGCTTTCGCAAGGTGCGGGAGAACTTCTATCGCGAAACACGCCTCGATGTCGCGGTAAAAGGCCTGCGCAACCGCGAGACGCTACTTGAACGGCTGACGACGCTCGAGCAGCGCAATCGCTCGCGCAAAACGCTCGTCTGGCCGGTTTTCCAGGCTATTGCCCGGCGCATGCGCGCGGGCGATGACTTCGCGCTGGCGATCCGGCCGTTTATCCCGACCGACGAGTATGCGCTGCTTGAACTGGCTGGCTCGTCGACGCGGGAAGACGCGGCGGTGCGCGGTCTGGAGCTTGCCGAGATGGCGGCTAATGCGAAGCGTGTCCTGTCCGGGACGACCTCGACCCAGCTGGCCTATCCGGCATTTCTGCTCGTCTACCTGTACAGCTTCTGCATGCTCTTCGGCGGGGCGATTTTCCCCCAGGTGCGCGACGTACGACCGCTTGAAGACTGGCCCGGTGCAGGTCAGGTGCTCTATGCGTTCGACACTTTCTGCTACGAATACTGGTGGCTGAGTGCTGCGATCGTCGTGGGCGCGGTGTTCAGCTACGTCTCGTCACTTCGCCGCTGGACGGGCGAAATGCGCAACCGCCTCGACGCCGCCCCGCTGATGTGGCGCAACCGGCGCGATCTGCGCGCCGCGCTCCTGATCGTTTCGTTGTCAGGCCTGTTCGATTCAGGTCTTACGCTTCGCGCCGCACTCGATCGGCTGACCCGAACCGCCGATCCGTGGCTCAGATGGCATCTGAACCGGATGAGTCGGCGTCTGACCGAAACGCCTGATGAGCCGATGCGCGCTTTAGACACGGGCATTTTCTCGGAATCCATCGTCGACACGATCACGGACGCCGCCGGTCGCGACCAGTTCGTGCAGGCCATCAAGGATCTCGGCCGGGATTCGCTGTCCCGCGTCGTCGAAAACGTGCGGCGCAACGCGAAGATTACCCATTACGTCCTGCTTGGTCTGGCCGCGACGCTCTTTCTCACGCTTGGCGTTGGGTCATATGTCATGACCGGCGCCGCCAGCCTTGATACATCCGTTGTCCAGTCTTCAACCACCTTTACCGCTCACTGA
- a CDS encoding PRTRC system protein D, translating to MKTSVFAVDVGYGNTKYAHRAASGSIATGMFPSLAPLTASRALSGYGDGVLIARKVVTVILDQIEYEVGPDVSLTAAYGNTGRALSNDFVLSDNYAALLAGAFHFAGVTHVARLVLGLPVHNMKKYSAALRDRFTGLFDFGAGRVTIDKVVVIPQPLGSLVAASANRQNEFGRDSAHLVVDVGYFTTDWVYANGFTMDDKRSNGIPGGASQIYQRIASLISRDQDEQVDDIERIDKALRERKPFFFYGNDIDLDPYLENSQPMIAGVVKEMQNNVGQLTNVRSIILSGGGGALYAPAIRKAFPRVALEVIDTPCMANAKGFLVVGEAGLTRERATAKA from the coding sequence ATGAAAACTTCTGTCTTCGCTGTTGATGTCGGTTACGGCAATACTAAATACGCTCACCGTGCTGCAAGTGGCAGCATCGCAACGGGTATGTTCCCGTCCCTTGCTCCGCTGACCGCGAGCCGCGCACTGTCCGGGTACGGTGACGGCGTACTGATTGCCCGCAAGGTCGTGACCGTGATTCTCGATCAGATCGAATACGAAGTCGGCCCCGACGTTTCGCTGACGGCTGCCTATGGCAACACGGGGCGCGCGCTGTCGAACGATTTTGTGCTCTCCGACAACTACGCTGCACTGCTCGCCGGCGCGTTCCACTTCGCTGGCGTCACCCATGTCGCGCGGCTTGTACTTGGGCTTCCCGTACACAACATGAAAAAGTATTCGGCCGCACTGCGCGATCGCTTTACGGGGCTGTTCGATTTCGGCGCCGGTCGCGTCACGATCGACAAGGTCGTTGTGATCCCCCAACCGCTCGGATCGCTGGTTGCAGCGTCTGCAAACCGGCAGAACGAATTTGGCCGGGATAGTGCGCACCTTGTGGTCGACGTCGGCTATTTCACGACCGACTGGGTGTATGCGAACGGGTTCACGATGGACGACAAGCGAAGCAACGGGATTCCCGGTGGCGCATCGCAGATCTACCAGCGGATCGCTTCGCTCATTTCACGCGACCAGGACGAACAGGTCGACGACATCGAACGCATCGACAAGGCTCTGCGCGAGCGCAAGCCGTTCTTCTTTTACGGCAACGACATTGATCTCGATCCGTACCTCGAGAACTCGCAACCGATGATTGCGGGGGTCGTCAAGGAGATGCAGAACAACGTGGGGCAGTTGACGAATGTCCGTTCCATCATCCTCTCGGGCGGGGGCGGCGCCCTGTATGCACCCGCAATCCGGAAGGCTTTTCCGCGCGTCGCACTGGAGGTCATCGACACCCCCTGCATGGCCAACGCGAAGGGCTTTCTGGTTGTGGGTGAAGCTGGTCTCACCCGCGAGCGCGCGACCGCGAAAGCATGA
- a CDS encoding CAP domain-containing protein, protein MKNNNVALSAISIAAVLTLAACGGGGGGGNSGEAAPSTGASTPTATATGANVATPQYATDSAQLAAFNTLNQQRQSCGFPALVENTQLDQAAQAHASYMGQNGGQITDTEVVGNPGFTGVTYTDRAVHFGFPSATTTYSGGVSGGYYTNATLTDAAYGQQLAYDWLSGVYHIAVGVWPVTAIGVGFNQTTYNSFPEIQASLLIANFTTMSNVPLTFPCQGTSGVAYLSGGETPTPPNVSGNWGTPIAVAGNSGDTIALIAGTVTDASGNVTTLQLLDSANDPNKVLPKYEAVAYPATPLLPNTSYSVSLAGTVNGTAFSRNFTFTTGNIVG, encoded by the coding sequence ATGAAGAACAACAACGTCGCACTGTCCGCCATTTCGATCGCTGCCGTGTTGACACTCGCTGCATGCGGCGGCGGCGGCGGTGGCGGCAATAGCGGCGAAGCGGCACCATCCACAGGCGCCAGCACGCCAACAGCGACTGCCACTGGCGCAAACGTCGCGACGCCGCAGTATGCGACGGACTCTGCACAATTGGCGGCATTCAACACGCTAAACCAACAGCGGCAGTCGTGCGGCTTCCCTGCTCTCGTAGAAAATACCCAACTCGATCAGGCCGCGCAGGCCCATGCGTCGTACATGGGTCAGAATGGCGGCCAGATCACCGATACTGAAGTGGTTGGCAATCCCGGCTTCACGGGCGTTACATACACGGATCGGGCCGTCCACTTTGGCTTCCCTAGTGCGACCACGACCTACTCCGGAGGTGTGAGCGGAGGGTATTACACGAACGCAACACTCACCGACGCGGCATACGGACAGCAGCTCGCCTATGACTGGCTGAGCGGCGTCTATCACATTGCGGTCGGCGTTTGGCCAGTAACAGCAATAGGGGTGGGTTTCAACCAGACGACCTACAATAGCTTCCCGGAAATCCAAGCGTCACTGTTAATCGCCAACTTCACGACGATGAGTAATGTGCCGTTGACTTTCCCCTGCCAAGGCACCTCGGGAGTTGCTTATCTGAGCGGCGGCGAAACTCCGACGCCGCCAAACGTTTCGGGGAACTGGGGAACCCCTATTGCCGTGGCAGGCAACTCCGGCGACACGATCGCATTGATAGCTGGCACGGTAACCGACGCCTCGGGCAACGTAACTACTCTCCAGTTGCTCGATTCGGCGAATGATCCGAACAAAGTATTGCCAAAATATGAAGCTGTCGCTTATCCCGCAACCCCGTTGTTACCCAACACTTCCTACTCGGTATCGCTGGCAGGAACCGTGAACGGTACAGCTTTCTCTCGCAATTTCACGTTCACGACCGGCAACATCGTCGGCTGA
- a CDS encoding primase-helicase zinc-binding domain-containing protein, which translates to MSATSLLPFPSRLLKKAARSSADRFFEHAFSRLSQAPTNPLPLWRVNMNASGRGLSPEKYEWLQRKLKEFRLSPEAWISTLMSYGIPADSLTGNGAPCPICGGDDRFTYDNRNGRGDWVCRQCNGGNPGAGDGLQLISKVSGIGLYRLICQLEGSAPRPLPAVCNEKAPKPKSKVDPAFVEKILNSTWENDCAPLEPGGFAMQYLAGRVPGLSVEPSKALRFGMLEYRDNDRSVLGTWPGIVARYVLPDGRLGTLHRTYLDHRVPKKAEIISASGEILDPKKNHITLNPLLGGAVRLMDPVDGEIGVGEGLESAYGAHMEFDVPVWYCLNKDLLRQFVVPHGLCIKVVHIFMDFDEIDPRTRKSPGVAAALQLAARLRADGYRVVLHRPKRRGHDFCTEWNELWQLRHKRSMQMQHRSVYSRQAIAAQ; encoded by the coding sequence ATGTCGGCGACATCGCTTCTTCCCTTTCCAAGCCGTTTGCTGAAAAAAGCTGCCCGCTCGAGCGCGGACCGCTTTTTTGAGCACGCGTTTTCGCGCCTGTCTCAGGCACCGACCAACCCACTTCCACTTTGGAGAGTGAACATGAATGCATCTGGACGCGGGCTTTCACCCGAGAAGTACGAGTGGCTGCAACGCAAGCTGAAGGAATTCAGGCTCTCTCCGGAGGCGTGGATTTCGACATTGATGAGTTATGGCATTCCCGCCGATTCCCTGACCGGCAATGGGGCACCATGCCCGATCTGCGGCGGTGATGACCGCTTTACCTATGACAACAGGAACGGTCGTGGTGACTGGGTTTGCCGCCAATGCAACGGTGGCAATCCCGGTGCAGGCGATGGCCTCCAGCTCATCTCGAAAGTAAGCGGCATCGGACTTTATCGACTGATATGCCAACTCGAGGGGAGTGCGCCGCGACCGTTGCCTGCGGTCTGCAATGAAAAAGCACCCAAGCCCAAAAGCAAGGTCGATCCTGCCTTCGTTGAGAAGATTCTGAATTCAACCTGGGAGAATGATTGTGCGCCGCTCGAACCCGGCGGATTCGCGATGCAGTATCTAGCAGGTCGGGTCCCGGGGTTGTCAGTCGAGCCATCGAAAGCCCTGCGTTTCGGCATGCTGGAATACCGCGACAACGACAGGTCAGTGCTTGGCACGTGGCCCGGGATCGTCGCGCGATATGTTTTGCCGGACGGACGGCTCGGGACGTTGCACCGGACCTATCTCGATCACCGTGTACCGAAGAAGGCCGAGATCATTTCAGCAAGCGGGGAGATTCTTGATCCCAAGAAGAACCACATTACGCTGAACCCTCTGCTAGGGGGAGCTGTTCGACTGATGGACCCGGTCGATGGAGAAATCGGCGTGGGAGAGGGCCTTGAATCGGCGTATGGCGCGCACATGGAATTTGATGTGCCTGTCTGGTACTGCCTGAACAAGGATCTTCTGCGGCAGTTCGTGGTTCCTCATGGGCTCTGTATCAAGGTCGTCCACATCTTCATGGACTTCGATGAGATCGACCCCAGGACCCGAAAGTCGCCAGGCGTCGCGGCGGCATTACAACTGGCAGCTCGCTTGCGTGCCGACGGATATCGCGTTGTGTTGCATCGCCCGAAGCGCCGTGGGCATGACTTCTGTACCGAGTGGAACGAGTTGTGGCAGCTCAGGCATAAAAGGTCAATGCAAATGCAGCATCGTTCTGTTTATTCGCGGCAAGCTATTGCCGCTCAGTAG